A single genomic interval of Mycolicibacterium sp. MU0053 harbors:
- a CDS encoding peptide chain release factor 3 — translation MTDNALAAPAADSRISAQAQRRRTFAVISHPDAGKSTLTEALALHARAITEAGAVHGKSGRRATVSDWMEMEKARGISITSTALQFPYRDCVINLLDTPGHADFSEDTYRVLTAVDSAVMLIDAAKGLEPQTLKLFQVCKHRGIPIITVINKWDRPGRYALELMDEIHSRIGLRPTPLTWPVGIAGEFKGVLDRRSGNFIRFTRTAGGATAAPEEHIAAADAAATAGVDWETAVEESELLSADGSDFDRETYLGGESTPVLFTSAALNFGVNQLLDVLVGLAPAPSAAQGIDGGHRAPDSPFSAFVFKVQAGMDSSHRDRIAYARVYSGTFERGEVLTHASTGKPFVTKYAQSVFGQQRSTLDTAWPGDVIGLANAAVLRPGDTLYRDVPVQYPPIPSFSPEHFAVARGTDPSKHKQFRRGIEQLDQEGVVQVLRSDRRGDQAPVFAAVGPMQFEVAAHRMATEMSAPIALESLPYQVARIVEPEDAEFMNRQVSAEVMTRSDGVMLVLFSTPWRLQGFQRDNPDIKLRSLVAAES, via the coding sequence ATGACCGACAATGCCTTGGCGGCCCCCGCCGCCGACTCCCGTATCTCCGCCCAAGCACAGCGCCGCCGGACCTTCGCGGTCATCAGCCACCCCGACGCCGGCAAGTCGACGCTCACCGAGGCGCTGGCCCTGCACGCCCGGGCGATCACCGAGGCCGGGGCGGTCCACGGCAAGTCAGGTCGGCGCGCCACCGTGTCGGACTGGATGGAGATGGAGAAGGCCCGCGGCATCTCGATCACCTCGACCGCGCTGCAGTTCCCGTACCGCGACTGCGTCATCAACCTGCTCGACACCCCCGGCCACGCCGACTTCTCCGAGGACACCTACCGGGTGCTCACGGCCGTCGACTCCGCGGTCATGCTCATCGATGCCGCCAAGGGCCTTGAGCCGCAGACCTTGAAGCTGTTCCAGGTGTGCAAGCACCGCGGCATCCCGATCATCACCGTGATCAACAAGTGGGACCGCCCCGGCCGCTACGCCCTGGAGTTGATGGACGAGATCCACTCCCGGATCGGGCTGCGCCCCACCCCCTTGACCTGGCCGGTGGGCATCGCCGGCGAGTTCAAGGGGGTGCTGGATCGCCGCTCCGGCAACTTCATTCGGTTCACCCGCACCGCGGGCGGTGCCACCGCCGCCCCCGAGGAACACATCGCCGCGGCCGACGCCGCCGCCACCGCCGGCGTCGACTGGGAGACCGCCGTCGAGGAATCCGAGCTGCTGTCCGCCGACGGCTCCGACTTCGACCGCGAGACCTACCTCGGCGGCGAGTCGACCCCGGTGCTGTTCACCTCCGCGGCGCTGAACTTCGGCGTGAACCAGCTGCTCGACGTGCTCGTCGGCCTCGCGCCGGCCCCCAGTGCCGCCCAGGGGATCGACGGCGGCCACCGCGCCCCCGACTCCCCGTTCAGCGCGTTCGTGTTCAAGGTGCAGGCCGGGATGGATTCGTCGCACCGCGACCGCATCGCCTATGCGCGGGTGTATTCGGGGACCTTCGAGCGCGGCGAGGTGCTCACCCACGCCAGCACCGGCAAGCCGTTCGTCACCAAGTACGCGCAATCGGTGTTCGGTCAGCAGCGCTCCACGTTGGACACCGCGTGGCCGGGTGACGTGATCGGGCTGGCGAACGCGGCGGTGCTGCGTCCGGGCGACACACTGTATCGCGATGTGCCCGTGCAGTATCCGCCGATTCCGAGCTTCTCCCCCGAACACTTCGCTGTGGCCCGCGGCACCGATCCCAGCAAGCACAAGCAGTTCCGCCGCGGCATCGAGCAGCTCGACCAGGAGGGCGTGGTGCAGGTGCTGCGCTCGGATCGCCGCGGCGATCAGGCCCCGGTGTTCGCCGCGGTCGGGCCGATGCAGTTCGAGGTGGCCGCGCACCGGATGGCCACCGAGATGAGCGCGCCGATCGCGCTGGAGTCGCTGCCGTATCAGGTGGCGCGGATCGTGGAACCCGAGGACGCCGAGTTCATGAACCGGCAGGTGTCCGCGGAGGTCATGACCCGCTCCGACGGCGTGATGCTGGTGTTGTTCTCCACGCCGTGGCGGCTGCAAGGGTTTCAGCGGGACAACCCCGACATCAAGCTGCGGAGCCTGGTGGCCGCGGAGAGCTAA
- a CDS encoding nitrilase-related carbon-nitrogen hydrolase — MTTVKAAAVQISPVLYSRDGTVDKVVAKITELGRRGVQFATFPETIVPYYPYFSFLQRPAEMAAEQLRLMEQAVTIPSAATRALADAAREAGVVVSIGVNERDGGSLFNTQLLFDADGTLLQRRRKLTPTYHERIIWGQGDASGLRAVDSAVGRIGQLACWEHYHPLFRYALIADGEQIHSAMFPGSFGGPLFAEQTELSIRNHALESGSFVVNATGWLDADQRAQIGADTGGPIGPLTAGSFTTIVSPQGELLGEPVRSGEGEVIADLDFALIDQRKAKMDARGHYSRPELLSLVIDRTPAANVVHHG; from the coding sequence ATGACCACCGTGAAAGCCGCAGCCGTACAGATCAGTCCGGTCCTCTACAGCCGGGACGGCACTGTGGACAAAGTGGTCGCCAAGATCACCGAACTCGGCCGCCGCGGCGTGCAATTCGCCACCTTCCCGGAGACCATCGTTCCCTACTACCCCTACTTTTCCTTCCTGCAGCGACCGGCTGAGATGGCCGCCGAGCAACTGCGCCTGATGGAGCAGGCGGTGACCATCCCGTCGGCGGCGACGCGCGCCCTGGCCGACGCCGCCCGCGAGGCCGGCGTGGTGGTATCGATCGGGGTCAACGAGCGCGACGGCGGCAGCCTGTTCAACACACAACTGCTGTTCGACGCCGACGGCACGCTGCTGCAGCGGCGGCGCAAGCTCACCCCGACCTACCACGAACGGATCATCTGGGGTCAGGGCGACGCCTCCGGGCTGCGCGCCGTAGACAGCGCGGTCGGGCGGATCGGGCAGCTGGCGTGTTGGGAGCACTACCATCCGCTGTTCCGGTACGCGCTGATCGCCGACGGCGAGCAGATCCACTCGGCGATGTTCCCCGGCTCGTTCGGCGGGCCGCTGTTCGCCGAGCAGACCGAACTCAGCATCCGCAATCACGCGCTGGAATCGGGCAGCTTCGTGGTGAATGCCACCGGCTGGCTCGACGCCGATCAGCGCGCGCAGATCGGCGCCGACACCGGCGGGCCGATCGGGCCCCTGACGGCGGGCTCGTTCACCACGATCGTCTCACCGCAGGGCGAATTGCTCGGCGAGCCGGTGCGTTCCGGCGAGGGCGAGGTGATCGCCGACCTGGACTTCGCGCTGATCGACCAACGCAAAGCAAAGATGGATGCGCGCGGCCACTACAGCCGCCCAGAGCTGCTCAGCCTGGTCATCGACCGCACGCCCGCCGCGAATGTGGTGCACCATGGCTGA
- a CDS encoding mechanosensitive ion channel family protein produces the protein MDVYTLAFEWTDTNRHWLIEVPIRVTAYLVVILIARYVLHRMIERAVAGRNHKPRGERPALLRTQRVPSATGAAQAAARRHQRAQTIGSVLKSTVSIVLLIWLVLAVLNVLGVNIAPFIASAGVVGLAIGFGAQNLVRDFVTGVFMLLEDQYGVGDTVDLGAATGEVESVGLRVTTVRDIDGTLWYVRNGEIARVGNMSQDYAVARIELPVALTTDLGRAEAVALEAAEQTIEDPAVAAQVLGEPEMLGIQELSPDQVTLRMTLKTRPNAQWSVQRRLRRDILRAYEKHGIGPYPQVPEPAGANTD, from the coding sequence ATGGATGTTTACACCCTGGCCTTCGAATGGACGGACACCAACCGGCACTGGTTGATCGAGGTCCCGATCCGGGTAACCGCCTACCTCGTCGTCATCCTGATCGCGCGCTATGTGCTGCACCGGATGATCGAGCGGGCCGTCGCCGGACGAAACCACAAGCCCCGCGGCGAGCGGCCGGCGTTGCTGCGCACCCAGCGCGTGCCGTCGGCGACCGGCGCCGCCCAGGCCGCCGCGCGCCGGCATCAACGCGCGCAGACCATCGGGTCGGTATTGAAGTCGACGGTGTCGATCGTGCTGTTGATCTGGCTGGTGCTGGCCGTCCTCAACGTGCTCGGGGTGAACATCGCACCGTTCATCGCCTCCGCCGGTGTGGTGGGCCTGGCCATCGGCTTCGGCGCGCAGAACCTGGTCCGCGACTTCGTCACCGGCGTGTTCATGCTGCTGGAGGACCAGTACGGGGTCGGCGACACCGTCGATCTCGGCGCGGCCACCGGCGAGGTGGAAAGCGTCGGGCTGCGCGTCACCACGGTGCGCGACATCGACGGCACCCTCTGGTACGTCCGCAACGGGGAGATCGCCCGCGTCGGCAACATGAGCCAGGACTATGCGGTGGCCAGAATCGAGCTGCCGGTCGCGTTGACCACCGACCTCGGCCGCGCCGAAGCCGTGGCGCTCGAAGCTGCGGAGCAGACCATCGAGGATCCCGCGGTGGCCGCCCAGGTGCTCGGCGAGCCGGAAATGCTTGGCATTCAGGAGCTCTCGCCGGATCAGGTCACGCTGCGGATGACGCTCAAGACGCGACCGAATGCGCAGTGGTCGGTGCAGCGACGGTTGCGCCGCGACATCCTGCGCGCGTATGAGAAGCACGGTATCGGCCCGTACCCGCAGGTGCCCGAGCCTGCGGGGGCCAACACGGATTAG
- a CDS encoding sulfatase-like hydrolase/transferase, translating into MTDRPDIVILMTDEERAIPPYESKEVLAWRHRTLGGRRWFDEHGVRFARHYTGSLACVPSRPTLFTGQYPDLHGVTQTDGLGKRYDDSRLRWLRRGEVPTLGNWFRAAGYDTHYDGKWHISHADLEDPETGEILATNDDDGVVDPAAVRAYLDADPLGPFGFSGWVGPEPHGAAMSNSGFRRDPLFADRVVAWLNDRYARRRAGDEAALRPFLLVASFVNPHDIVLFPAWARRMPLAPSPVLDPPQVPAAPTAEEDLRSKPAAQIAYRETYFSGYGPTAAVARTYRRKAQQYRDLYYRLHAEVDEPLDRVRRAVTDGGSENAVLVRTSDHGDLLGAHGGLHQKWFNLYDEATRVPFVVARIGTEATTPRTVEAPTSHVDLVPTLLGAAGIDVEATAEDLAESFSEVHPLPGRDLMPVVAGAPADEGRPIYLMTRDNVLEGDTGASGAARSLGTTVKPPAPLRIKVPAHVAANFEGLVVRVEDAEARGGAGHLWKLVRTFDDPSTWTEPGVRHLAGDGIGGEVYRSDPLDDQWELYDLTADPIEADNRWPDPDLHELRQQLRMQLKQVRAASVPERNRPWPYVERQPPTGSDDGLVRRVLGRLGR; encoded by the coding sequence ATGACTGATCGACCGGACATCGTCATCCTCATGACCGATGAGGAACGGGCGATCCCGCCGTATGAGTCGAAAGAGGTGCTCGCGTGGCGGCACCGGACGCTGGGCGGGCGACGCTGGTTCGACGAGCACGGCGTCCGCTTCGCCCGGCACTACACCGGATCGCTGGCGTGCGTGCCGAGCCGCCCGACGCTGTTCACCGGTCAGTACCCGGATCTGCACGGTGTCACCCAGACCGACGGGCTGGGCAAGCGCTATGACGATTCCCGGTTGCGGTGGCTGCGCCGCGGCGAGGTGCCGACGCTGGGCAACTGGTTCCGCGCCGCCGGCTACGACACCCATTACGACGGCAAGTGGCACATCTCGCACGCCGACCTCGAGGATCCGGAGACCGGCGAGATCCTGGCCACCAACGACGACGACGGCGTCGTCGATCCGGCCGCGGTGCGGGCCTACCTGGATGCCGATCCACTGGGGCCGTTCGGCTTCTCCGGCTGGGTGGGTCCGGAGCCGCACGGTGCCGCGATGTCCAACAGCGGGTTTCGGCGGGATCCGCTGTTCGCCGACCGCGTGGTCGCCTGGCTCAACGACCGTTACGCGCGGCGGCGGGCCGGTGATGAAGCGGCGCTGCGGCCGTTCCTGCTGGTGGCCAGCTTCGTCAATCCCCATGACATCGTGCTGTTTCCGGCGTGGGCGCGCCGCATGCCGCTGGCCCCCTCCCCCGTGCTGGATCCGCCGCAGGTCCCGGCGGCGCCGACCGCCGAGGAGGACCTGCGCAGCAAGCCGGCCGCCCAGATCGCCTACCGCGAGACGTACTTCTCCGGTTATGGCCCGACGGCGGCGGTCGCCCGGACCTACCGACGCAAGGCGCAGCAGTACCGCGACCTGTACTACCGGCTGCACGCCGAGGTCGACGAGCCGCTGGACCGGGTGCGGCGCGCGGTCACCGACGGCGGATCCGAAAATGCGGTGCTGGTACGCACATCCGATCACGGCGACCTGCTCGGCGCGCACGGCGGCCTGCATCAGAAGTGGTTCAACCTCTACGACGAGGCCACCCGGGTGCCGTTCGTGGTTGCCCGGATCGGTACCGAGGCGACGACGCCGCGCACGGTCGAGGCGCCGACGTCGCACGTCGATCTGGTTCCCACGCTGTTGGGGGCCGCCGGAATCGATGTCGAGGCGACAGCCGAGGACCTTGCCGAGTCGTTCAGCGAGGTGCATCCGCTGCCCGGCCGCGATCTGATGCCGGTGGTGGCCGGGGCACCCGCCGACGAGGGTCGGCCGATCTATCTGATGACCCGCGACAATGTGCTCGAGGGCGACACCGGGGCATCCGGTGCGGCACGCTCACTGGGCACCACCGTGAAACCGCCTGCGCCGCTACGCATCAAGGTGCCCGCGCACGTCGCGGCCAACTTCGAAGGCCTGGTGGTCCGCGTCGAGGACGCCGAGGCCCGCGGTGGTGCGGGGCATCTGTGGAAGCTGGTACGCACGTTCGACGATCCGAGCACCTGGACCGAGCCCGGCGTGCGTCACCTGGCCGGCGACGGCATCGGCGGCGAGGTCTATCGCAGCGATCCGCTCGATGACCAGTGGGAGCTCTACGACCTGACCGCCGACCCCATCGAGGCCGACAACCGGTGGCCCGACCCTGATCTGCACGAGCTGCGCCAACAGCTGCGGATGCAGCTCAAGCAGGTTCGCGCCGCGTCGGTGCCGGAACGCAATCGGCCCTGGCCCTATGTCGAGCGGCAGCCGCCGACGGGTTCCGACGACGGACTGGTGCGCCGGGTGCTCGGACGCTTGGGGCGCTAG
- a CDS encoding TIGR00730 family Rossman fold protein, whose protein sequence is MNISVFLSAADLDERYTGPAREFAELLGKAGHTLVWGGSDTGLMKVVADGVRESGGRLVGVSVALLRSLARADADEMVFAEDLAERKALLLARSDAVVIMAGGLGTLDEATDILELRKHRIHDKPVVLLNTAGFYDGLMIQLRRMDDEGFLPVPLDTLVYVADEGADALAYLENLSSPRPPGSAA, encoded by the coding sequence ATGAACATCTCCGTGTTTTTGTCGGCGGCCGACCTCGACGAGCGCTACACCGGCCCAGCCCGCGAGTTCGCCGAGCTGCTGGGCAAGGCCGGCCATACCCTGGTCTGGGGCGGATCGGACACCGGGCTGATGAAGGTCGTCGCCGACGGCGTGCGGGAATCCGGCGGCCGGCTGGTGGGGGTCTCGGTCGCCCTGCTGCGGAGCCTGGCCCGCGCCGACGCCGACGAGATGGTGTTCGCCGAGGATCTCGCTGAGCGAAAGGCGTTGCTGCTGGCGCGATCCGATGCGGTGGTGATCATGGCCGGCGGGCTGGGGACCCTCGACGAGGCGACCGACATCCTGGAGTTGCGCAAGCACCGCATCCACGACAAGCCGGTGGTGCTGCTGAATACCGCCGGCTTCTACGACGGGTTGATGATCCAGCTGCGCCGGATGGACGACGAGGGGTTTCTTCCGGTGCCGCTGGACACGCTGGTCTACGTCGCCGACGAGGGCGCCGACGCACTGGCCTACCTGGAGAACCTTAGCTCTCCGCGGCCACCAGGCTCCGCAGCTTGA
- a CDS encoding type II toxin-antitoxin system CcdA family antitoxin, which produces MARLNVYVPDELAERARKRGLNVSALTQAAIRAELDDTATDAWLECLAPRSSKARHDDVLAAIDAARDELGA; this is translated from the coding sequence ATGGCTCGGTTGAACGTGTATGTGCCCGACGAGCTGGCAGAACGCGCCCGGAAGCGGGGGCTGAACGTGTCGGCCCTGACGCAAGCTGCGATCCGCGCCGAGTTGGACGACACCGCTACCGATGCGTGGCTGGAGTGCTTGGCCCCCAGGAGCTCCAAGGCGCGGCATGACGACGTCTTGGCGGCGATCGACGCCGCCCGCGACGAGCTCGGCGCGTGA
- a CDS encoding dihydroorotate dehydrogenase-like protein codes for MELKTRYLGLELPTPVVASASPLSRTVDGVRQLVDAGVGAVVLYSLFEEELRQDEQDGGPSQYLSLLERAAEAVPVPVIGSLNATAPGSWAGYARSMQDSGAAAIELNINVLPGDSHVSGRDVEQRHLDILAGVKAAVTVPVAVKLNPYFSATADMARSLDLGGADGLVLFNRFLQPDVDIETLAVAPGTALSRADEARLPLTWITVLRGRIAASLAATTGVEDATEVIKFLLAGADVVMTASALLRHGPAYTTVLLDGLREWMIAKGFASINEFRGLLAVPFGTDEVAHERTDYVNALRRANSAEYGPW; via the coding sequence ATGGAATTGAAAACTCGCTACCTGGGTCTGGAGTTACCGACTCCGGTGGTGGCCTCCGCGTCGCCGCTGTCGAGAACCGTCGACGGTGTCCGGCAGCTGGTCGACGCCGGAGTCGGTGCGGTGGTGCTGTATTCGCTGTTCGAAGAAGAGCTGCGCCAGGATGAACAGGATGGCGGGCCGAGTCAGTATCTGAGCCTGCTCGAACGCGCGGCCGAGGCCGTCCCGGTGCCGGTGATCGGCAGCCTCAACGCCACCGCGCCCGGCAGTTGGGCCGGATACGCGCGGTCGATGCAGGATAGCGGGGCGGCCGCGATCGAACTGAACATCAATGTGCTGCCGGGTGATTCGCACGTCTCGGGCCGCGACGTCGAACAGCGGCATCTGGACATCCTGGCGGGGGTCAAGGCTGCGGTGACTGTGCCGGTGGCCGTGAAACTCAACCCGTACTTCAGCGCGACTGCCGACATGGCCCGCAGCCTCGACCTGGGCGGCGCGGATGGCCTGGTGCTGTTCAACCGATTCCTGCAGCCCGACGTCGACATCGAGACGCTGGCAGTAGCGCCAGGGACCGCGCTGTCGCGGGCGGACGAGGCCCGGCTGCCGCTGACCTGGATCACGGTCCTCCGCGGTCGGATTGCGGCATCGCTGGCGGCGACGACGGGCGTCGAGGACGCGACGGAGGTCATCAAGTTCCTGCTGGCCGGTGCAGATGTGGTGATGACCGCCTCCGCACTGCTGCGCCACGGCCCCGCCTACACCACCGTCCTGCTGGACGGGCTGCGGGAGTGGATGATCGCCAAGGGATTTGCCTCGATAAACGAGTTTCGCGGCCTGCTCGCGGTACCGTTCGGCACCGACGAGGTCGCCCACGAGCGAACTGATTATGTCAACGCGCTACGGCGTGCCAACAGCGCCGAGTACGGACCCTGGTGA
- a CDS encoding universal stress protein, whose translation MSVSAEHAVLVGVDGSPSSNAAVDWAARTAALRGLPLVVVHVTPEPRAALGVSVIRSPEVWQSLEKETKRVLADSRALAEQVTAESGALHIEVAAISDAVVPALVNLSKDAELVVVGCRGLGRIPRRLLGSVSTGLAHHSECPVAIVHDEKRGSPADLARLPVVVGIDGSPASEAATAVAFDEASRRGLELIALHAWSDNLSIEVPGKEWESSHPKAAEALAERLAGWQERYPDVSVRRVVVPDRPARRLIKHSQDAQLVVVGSRGRGGFSGLLLGSVSAAVAEAAHSPVIVARPS comes from the coding sequence ATGTCCGTCTCGGCCGAGCACGCTGTTCTCGTGGGTGTCGACGGTTCGCCGTCATCGAACGCGGCGGTCGATTGGGCCGCCCGGACCGCCGCGTTGCGGGGCCTTCCATTGGTCGTGGTCCACGTGACACCGGAGCCCAGGGCCGCGCTGGGGGTGAGCGTGATCCGGTCTCCGGAGGTGTGGCAGTCGCTGGAGAAGGAGACCAAGCGGGTGCTGGCGGACAGTCGCGCGCTCGCCGAGCAGGTCACCGCCGAGTCCGGTGCGCTCCACATCGAGGTCGCCGCGATCTCCGACGCAGTGGTGCCGGCATTGGTGAACCTGTCCAAGGACGCCGAGCTGGTGGTGGTCGGCTGCCGCGGCCTCGGCCGGATACCGCGGCGGTTGTTGGGCTCGGTGAGCACCGGTCTTGCCCACCACTCCGAATGCCCGGTGGCGATCGTCCACGACGAGAAACGGGGATCGCCGGCGGACCTGGCGAGATTGCCGGTGGTGGTGGGTATCGACGGATCACCCGCCTCGGAGGCGGCCACAGCCGTCGCGTTCGACGAGGCGTCGCGGCGCGGCCTCGAACTGATCGCGCTGCATGCGTGGTCCGACAACCTGAGCATCGAAGTACCCGGCAAGGAGTGGGAGTCGTCGCACCCCAAGGCGGCCGAAGCGTTGGCCGAGCGGCTCGCGGGGTGGCAGGAGCGTTATCCGGATGTGTCGGTGCGCCGAGTGGTGGTCCCGGACCGGCCGGCCCGCCGCCTCATCAAGCATTCCCAGGACGCGCAACTGGTGGTGGTGGGCAGTCGCGGTCGCGGCGGCTTCAGCGGGCTGCTGCTGGGGTCGGTCAGCGCCGCCGTTGCCGAAGCCGCGCACTCTCCGGTGATCGTGGCGCGGCCGTCCTGA
- a CDS encoding DUF302 domain-containing protein, with the protein MAERREIPFEGLRLRYGSTQGFDALVAALYDAVGSAPVPIDDIAVRFGDWDSYEREIQSHVGPSGFMLFAVFNHGGWIRKAGIDRQVLRVVIGNPLIAITLLRHDVTAGLFAPVELLLTAEDDGSALTYVQPSSLMVVEDNPALLAAATVLDTKLAQLAADVTG; encoded by the coding sequence ATGGCTGAGCGGCGCGAGATCCCGTTTGAAGGACTGCGGTTGCGGTACGGCAGCACACAGGGTTTCGACGCGCTGGTCGCGGCGTTGTATGACGCGGTCGGCTCGGCTCCGGTGCCGATCGACGACATCGCGGTCCGATTCGGCGACTGGGACTCCTACGAGCGTGAGATTCAATCCCATGTTGGCCCAAGCGGATTCATGCTGTTCGCGGTGTTCAATCACGGCGGCTGGATCCGCAAGGCCGGCATCGACCGGCAGGTGCTGCGGGTGGTGATCGGCAACCCGCTGATCGCGATCACCCTGCTGCGCCACGACGTGACCGCCGGGCTGTTCGCGCCGGTGGAACTGCTGCTTACCGCCGAGGACGACGGCAGCGCGCTGACTTACGTGCAGCCGTCGTCGCTGATGGTGGTCGAGGACAATCCGGCGTTGCTGGCAGCCGCGACGGTGCTGGACACCAAATTGGCGCAGCTGGCAGCGGACGTGACCGGCTAA
- a CDS encoding SRPBCC family protein, with protein MVLDGGVAHASRSRVISAPPQAIWDVLADFGAISSWLDGADHSCILNAQPEVLGTTRRVQVGRNTLVERIIEFDPHAALAYDIVGLPRRMGALSNRWSLRPAGPGTEVTITSNVRGSGPPARLTDGVIARVLAKQSDAMLAGLARRVEDTHD; from the coding sequence ATCGTGTTGGATGGCGGTGTGGCACATGCGAGCCGTAGCCGGGTGATATCCGCCCCGCCGCAGGCAATCTGGGACGTTCTGGCGGACTTTGGAGCAATCAGCAGTTGGCTCGACGGCGCGGATCATTCCTGCATTTTGAACGCGCAACCCGAGGTGCTGGGCACCACCCGACGCGTGCAGGTGGGCCGCAACACGCTGGTCGAACGCATCATCGAGTTCGATCCGCACGCCGCCCTGGCCTACGACATCGTCGGCCTGCCACGCCGCATGGGTGCGCTCAGCAACCGGTGGTCGCTGCGGCCCGCCGGCCCCGGCACCGAGGTGACGATCACGAGCAACGTGCGGGGTTCCGGCCCGCCGGCGAGGCTGACAGACGGTGTCATCGCCCGCGTGCTGGCCAAACAATCCGATGCCATGCTCGCGGGTCTGGCTCGTCGAGTGGAGGACACCCATGACTGA
- a CDS encoding type II toxin-antitoxin system VapC family toxin, producing MSAAPSLPPEQVVIDASAMVDLVARTDRFSAVRARLARTVMHAPAHFDAEVLSALGRLQRGDVLTAAEVDAALDELQHAPVTRHDLPPLLAGAWARSDTLRLADALYVELAEAVGLTLLTTDRRLASVSASAEVIA from the coding sequence GTGAGCGCAGCTCCCTCGTTGCCGCCGGAACAAGTGGTCATCGACGCGAGTGCCATGGTGGATCTCGTCGCTCGCACTGACCGGTTCTCGGCGGTGCGTGCGCGGCTGGCGCGCACCGTGATGCACGCACCGGCTCACTTCGACGCCGAAGTGCTTTCGGCGCTGGGACGTCTGCAGCGTGGCGATGTACTTACCGCCGCGGAAGTCGATGCAGCCCTGGATGAGCTCCAACACGCACCGGTGACACGGCACGATCTCCCGCCGCTGCTTGCCGGCGCGTGGGCGCGTAGCGACACCCTCCGACTGGCCGATGCCCTCTATGTGGAACTAGCTGAGGCAGTGGGACTGACGTTGCTGACGACGGACCGACGATTGGCCAGTGTTTCGGCATCGGCGGAGGTAATCGCCTGA
- a CDS encoding NAD-dependent epimerase/dehydratase family protein, translating into MTTTTNPRRIFFAGASGVIGSRVLPLLIGAGHTVGALTRSPGKADHLAAVGAKPLVCDVFDRPALTAAVHAFDPDVLLHELTDLPDALADLPADSLLNARIRREGTRNLLDAIEDLSRTKVVAQSVAWTMAPGAEAEAVAALEAAVLGAHGVVLRYGFLYGTGTYFENESAPRPRVHIDAAAAQTVAALDAPSGILTVVDPA; encoded by the coding sequence ATGACCACCACCACGAACCCCCGTCGCATCTTCTTCGCGGGCGCCTCCGGGGTCATCGGCAGCCGAGTGCTCCCGCTGCTGATCGGCGCCGGTCACACCGTCGGCGCGCTGACCCGCTCGCCCGGCAAGGCCGACCATTTGGCTGCCGTGGGTGCCAAACCGCTTGTCTGCGATGTCTTCGATCGCCCCGCGCTGACCGCGGCGGTGCACGCCTTCGACCCCGACGTGCTGCTGCACGAACTCACCGACCTGCCCGACGCGCTGGCGGACCTGCCGGCCGACTCGTTGTTGAATGCGCGGATCCGCCGAGAGGGCACCCGCAATCTGCTCGACGCGATCGAGGACCTGAGTCGGACGAAGGTGGTCGCGCAGAGTGTCGCCTGGACCATGGCGCCCGGCGCGGAGGCCGAGGCGGTCGCCGCGCTCGAAGCGGCGGTCCTGGGCGCCCACGGCGTGGTGCTGCGCTACGGCTTCCTGTACGGGACCGGCACCTACTTCGAGAACGAGTCGGCGCCGAGGCCGCGGGTGCACATCGACGCCGCCGCCGCCCAGACGGTGGCGGCTCTGGATGCCCCGTCGGGAATCCTGACGGTGGTCGATCCGGCGTGA